CGATTTCGATGAAGCCGACCTGATGGACGGTGACGTCCTGGTGCAGGTCGAGTACTCCACGCTCAACTACAAGGATGCGCTTGCCCTTACCGGCAAGAGTCCGGTCATCCGGACGTTCCCGCTCATTCCCGGCATCGATCTGGCAGGCGTGGTGCTGGAATCCAGCAGGGCCGACTTCAAGCCAGGCGACCGCGTTGTGCTCAATGGCTGGGACCTGAGCATGGGCCACCACGGCGGCCTGGCACAGCGCGCCCGCGTGCGCGGCGAATGGCTCAACCGGATTCCCGGAAACCTGAGCACCCGCGACGCAATGGCCATCGGCACCGCTGGCTATACCGCCATGCTGTGCGTACTGGCCCTGGAACATGCCGGCGTGACGCCCGACAAGGGCGATGTGCTGGTGACCGGCGCCAACGGTGGTGTCGGCTCGATCGCAGTGGCGATCCTTTCAAAGCTGGGTTATCGCGTGGTGGCCGCTACCGGGCGCCCGGAGCATGCCGAGTATCTGCGCAACCTGGGGGCTGCAGAGATCATCGATCGCGCGCAGCTTTCGGAACCGCGCGACCGGCCGGTGAGCGCCGAACGCTGGGCCGGCGTGGTGGATGTGGCGGGCGGCCCTACCCTCGTCAACGCCATCGCCGAGACCAAGTACCGCGGTGCCGTAGCCGCGTGCGGCCTGG
This portion of the Stenotrophomonas sp. WZN-1 genome encodes:
- a CDS encoding MDR family oxidoreductase, coding for MTFKALLARKTNNQVSTELVDFDEADLMDGDVLVQVEYSTLNYKDALALTGKSPVIRTFPLIPGIDLAGVVLESSRADFKPGDRVVLNGWDLSMGHHGGLAQRARVRGEWLNRIPGNLSTRDAMAIGTAGYTAMLCVLALEHAGVTPDKGDVLVTGANGGVGSIAVAILSKLGYRVVAATGRPEHAEYLRNLGAAEIIDRAQLSEPRDRPVSAERWAGVVDVAGGPTLVNAIAETKYRGAVAACGLAQSDALHGSVLPFILRNVTLAGVDSVNAPQDVRQLAWDRLATDLDPQKLESTVQLIGLADVLDVYEKIIPGQVRGRIVVDVNA